A section of the Ovis canadensis isolate MfBH-ARS-UI-01 breed Bighorn chromosome 1, ARS-UI_OviCan_v2, whole genome shotgun sequence genome encodes:
- the RSPO1 gene encoding R-spondin-1 isoform X2 has protein sequence MSWEWPLVSADGSQACAKGCELCSEVNGCLKCSPKLFILLERNDIRQVGVCLPSCPPGYFDARNPDMNKCIKCKIEHCEACFSHNFCTKCQESLYLHKGRCYPACPEGSAPADGTMECSSPAQCEMSEWSLWGPCSKKKKLCGFRRGLEERTRRVLHAPGGDHAVCSDTKETRRCTVRRTPCPEGQKRRKGSQGRRENANRNPSRKESKEAGTGARRRKGQQQQQQGTVGPVTSAGPT, from the exons TCAGTGCCGACGGAAGCCAGGCCTGTGCCAAAGGCTGTGAGCTCTGCTCGGAGGTCAACGGCTGCCTCAAGTGCTCGCCCAAGCTGTTCATCCTGCTGGAGAGGAACGACATCCGCCAAGTGGGCGTCTGCTTGCCATCCTGCCCACCTGGATACTTTGATGCCCGCAACCCTGACATGAACAAGTGCATCA AATGCAAGATTGAGCACTGCGAGGCCTGCTTCAGCCACAACTTCTGCACCAAGTGTCAGGAGAGCCTGTACCTGCACAAAGGCCGCTGCTACCCTGCCTGTCCCGAGGGCTCTGCGCCTGCAGACGGCACCATGGAGTGCAGCAGCCCGG CACAATGTGAAATGAGTGAGTGGTCTCTGTGGGGGCCTTGCTCCAAGAAGAAGAAGCTCTGTGGCTTCCGGAGGGGCTTGGAGGAGCGGACGCGGAGGGTGCTCCATGCCCCGGGGGGAGACCACGCCGTCTGCTCAGACACCAAGGAGACGCGGAGGTGCACAGTGCGGAGGACACCCTGCCCCGAGG ggcagaagaggaggaagggcagCCAGGGCAGGCGGGAGAACGCCAACAGGAACCCCAGCCGCAAGGAGAGCAAGGAGGCGGGCACCGGCGCTCGGAGACGCAAGggccagcagcagcaacagcaagggACAGTGGGGCCGGTCACCTCCGCGGGGCCCACCTAG